A stretch of the Deltaproteobacteria bacterium genome encodes the following:
- a CDS encoding methyltransferase domain-containing protein, with the protein MTRQVVRLVRQRGFSGVVRALYSRVRSLLGMRAKSFRLCEESIRGKTGIEIGGPSQVFSRSGVFPVYPIAGRIDNCIFANTTVWEGEVREGQTFQYARDRPAGWQYVAEATALGRISTAAYDFVLASHVLEHIANPILALSEWTRVLKDEGTLVILLPHKDHTFDHRRPVTTMEHLIADHENHVTEDDLTHMTEILALHDLNRDPEAGDRASFVARSRRNFENRCFHHHVFDTPLAVRLVEYAGLQIHAVEEVPPMHILVVAQKARSAVDSGARQ; encoded by the coding sequence ATGACTAGACAGGTGGTGCGCCTCGTACGGCAGCGGGGATTCAGCGGAGTGGTGCGCGCTCTGTACTCGCGCGTGCGCAGCCTGCTCGGGATGCGGGCGAAGTCGTTCCGACTTTGTGAGGAATCAATCCGCGGAAAGACCGGAATCGAGATCGGCGGCCCAAGTCAGGTGTTCTCGAGGAGCGGAGTGTTTCCGGTCTATCCGATTGCCGGAAGGATCGACAATTGCATTTTCGCCAATACTACCGTGTGGGAAGGAGAGGTTCGTGAAGGACAGACCTTTCAGTATGCGCGCGACCGGCCGGCCGGCTGGCAGTATGTGGCGGAGGCGACCGCGTTGGGCCGCATCTCCACCGCGGCGTATGACTTCGTGCTCGCGTCCCATGTCCTCGAGCACATCGCCAATCCGATTCTGGCGTTGTCTGAATGGACACGAGTGCTGAAGGACGAAGGAACGCTCGTGATCCTGTTGCCGCACAAGGATCACACCTTCGATCATCGCCGGCCCGTGACAACGATGGAGCATCTGATTGCGGACCATGAGAACCACGTCACCGAAGATGACCTGACGCACATGACCGAAATTCTGGCGCTTCACGATTTGAATCGCGACCCAGAAGCGGGCGATCGAGCGAGCTTCGTCGCTCGCTCACGACGCAACTTCGAAAACCGCTGTTTTCATCATCACGTCTTCGATACGCCTCTGGCGGTTCGCCTCGTCGAATATGCGGGCCTGCAGATCCACGCGGTCGAAGAGGTTCCACCCATGCACATCCTGGTGGTGGCGCAGAAGGCGAGAAGCGCTGTCGATTCCGGAGCCCGTCAATGA
- a CDS encoding response regulator gives MTMTVDRSHLSSASQGEQVEIILVEDNPDDVELIRRALRRGHICNPIVVASDGDEALSILRRLASDRPPRPRVQPLVLLDLNLPRLDGRALLQQIWSNPALSGVPIIVMVNSDADAAGIGATALGVVAFVRKPVDADAFVKALSNLGHYGLDVVRDRTEAAPPRAAGRSTD, from the coding sequence ATGACCATGACCGTTGATCGATCCCATCTGAGTTCTGCGAGTCAAGGCGAGCAGGTCGAGATTATTCTCGTCGAAGACAACCCGGACGATGTCGAGTTGATTCGCCGTGCACTGCGGCGCGGACACATTTGCAACCCGATAGTTGTCGCGAGCGACGGCGATGAGGCGCTGAGCATCCTCCGTCGGCTAGCCAGTGACCGTCCGCCTCGTCCGCGCGTGCAGCCACTGGTGCTACTTGATCTCAATCTGCCCCGCCTCGACGGACGCGCCTTGTTGCAGCAGATCTGGTCGAATCCGGCTCTCAGTGGCGTGCCGATCATTGTCATGGTCAACTCCGATGCCGATGCCGCTGGCATCGGCGCAACCGCGCTTGGCGTTGTCGCGTTCGTCCGCAAACCCGTCGATGCTGACGCGTTCGTCAAAGCCCTCAGTAACCTCGGCCACTACGGGCTCGATGTCGTGCGCGACCGAACTGAAGCAGCCCCGCCGCGTGCGGCTGGCCGCAGCACCGATTGA
- a CDS encoding SDR family oxidoreductase: MGDMLKDRVAVVTGAGRGIGRGVALGLAAQGAKVVVNDFGVNTDGSAPSTGPAFDVVNEIKAAGGDGIANGDSVATWDGGANIINTAVKHFGRIDILVTCAGILRDRMIFNMSEEEFDSVLAVHLKGTFTCVRHAAPLMREQRFGRIITFSSGSGLFGNPGQANYGSAKAAISGLTKVTARDLGKYGVTANSICPVAATRMTLTPEVMRAREIRKQQGIIREERALNQLEQLHPEDVAPMVTFLASDFARNVNGQFFLCAGGSISLIALPRPLKTIYKRGRWTLDELDELVPQTLAEGLVNPAPSRAN, encoded by the coding sequence GTGGGAGATATGCTCAAGGACCGCGTGGCGGTCGTGACCGGCGCCGGGCGCGGCATCGGGCGCGGCGTGGCACTGGGGTTGGCCGCACAGGGCGCCAAGGTCGTGGTCAACGACTTCGGCGTCAACACCGACGGCTCGGCGCCAAGCACCGGGCCGGCCTTCGACGTCGTCAACGAGATCAAGGCGGCGGGCGGCGACGGCATCGCCAACGGCGACTCGGTCGCCACCTGGGACGGCGGCGCCAACATCATCAACACCGCGGTGAAGCACTTCGGCCGCATCGACATCCTCGTCACCTGCGCCGGCATTCTGCGCGACCGCATGATCTTCAACATGAGCGAGGAAGAGTTCGACTCGGTGCTCGCGGTGCACCTCAAGGGCACGTTCACCTGCGTGCGCCACGCCGCGCCGCTCATGCGCGAGCAGCGCTTCGGCCGCATCATCACGTTCTCGTCGGGCTCCGGATTGTTCGGCAATCCCGGCCAGGCCAACTACGGATCGGCCAAGGCGGCAATCAGCGGACTCACCAAGGTCACCGCGCGCGATCTGGGAAAATACGGTGTGACGGCGAATTCGATCTGCCCAGTGGCAGCGACGCGCATGACGCTGACACCCGAGGTGATGCGCGCTCGCGAGATTCGCAAGCAGCAGGGCATCATCCGCGAGGAGCGCGCGCTCAACCAACTCGAACAATTGCATCCCGAAGACGTTGCTCCGATGGTCACCTTTCTCGCCAGCGACTTCGCGCGCAACGTCAACGGTCAGTTCTTCCTCTGCGCCGGTGGCTCGATATCGCTGATCGCGCTGCCGCGCCCGCTCAAGACCATCTACAAGCGCGGCCGCTGGACGCTCGACGAGTTGGACGAACTGGTGCCGCAGACCCTGGCCGAAGGCCTGGTCAACCCGGCACCGTCGCGTGCCAACTAG
- a CDS encoding SDR family oxidoreductase yields the protein MGTRLRGKVAVITGGGRGIGRGIALLMAQEGAAVVVNDLGGEVSGGGGSASAADTVVGEIKSAGGQAVASYDSVADFAAAENIVATAVKAFGHLDILVNNAGILRDRMIFNLSEEDWDAVIAVHLKGSFNCTRHATRQMREQKSTGRIISMSSTSGLYGNSGQANYGAAKDGIAGLTRVVSRDVGKYGITVNAIAPAAATRMTATVSQKARDIRQQRGVASMGSEARAALPRPQLEPDDVAPFATYLASDAAANINGQTFVVMGGIISLLNYPAPVRTITAPNRWTPEEIAALFPSTLGMDLVNPAPAQTE from the coding sequence ATGGGAACTCGACTACGAGGCAAGGTTGCCGTCATCACCGGCGGTGGGCGCGGCATCGGTCGCGGCATCGCGCTGCTGATGGCGCAAGAAGGCGCCGCAGTGGTCGTCAATGACCTCGGCGGCGAGGTCAGCGGCGGTGGCGGCTCCGCGTCGGCCGCCGACACCGTCGTCGGCGAGATCAAATCAGCCGGCGGCCAAGCCGTCGCCAGCTACGATAGCGTCGCCGACTTCGCCGCGGCGGAGAACATCGTCGCCACCGCGGTGAAGGCGTTCGGTCACCTCGATATCCTCGTCAACAACGCCGGCATTCTGCGCGATCGCATGATCTTCAACCTCAGCGAGGAAGATTGGGACGCGGTGATCGCCGTACACCTCAAGGGCAGTTTCAATTGCACGCGACACGCCACCCGCCAGATGCGTGAACAGAAGTCGACCGGTCGGATCATCAGCATGTCCTCGACCTCCGGCTTGTACGGCAACTCCGGACAAGCCAACTACGGCGCGGCCAAGGATGGCATCGCCGGCCTCACGCGCGTGGTGTCGCGCGATGTCGGCAAGTACGGCATCACCGTGAACGCGATCGCGCCGGCCGCGGCCACGCGCATGACCGCCACCGTGTCGCAGAAAGCGCGCGACATCCGCCAGCAACGGGGAGTCGCCAGCATGGGCAGCGAAGCTCGCGCCGCCCTGCCCCGCCCGCAACTCGAACCCGACGATGTCGCCCCGTTCGCGACTTATCTCGCCAGCGACGCCGCGGCTAACATCAACGGTCAGACCTTCGTCGTCATGGGCGGGATCATTTCGCTGCTGAACTACCCGGCACCGGTGCGCACGATCACCGCGCCGAATCGGTGGACGCCGGAAGAAATCGCGGCCCTGTTTCCCTCCACGCTCGGGATGGACCTTGTGAATCCCGCGCCCGCACAAACCGAGTGA